CTATAAGAGAATACGCAGAAAAGAAAATAAGTAAGTTAGAACGTTATTTCAGTAACGTTCCGGAAGCAACCGCTCATGTGAATTTGAAAGTTTATTCTGATAAGACAGCAAAAGTAGAGGTTACTATCCCACTTCCTTACTTGGTATTGCGTGCCGAAGAGACCTCCATTGATCTTTATGGTAGCATTGATCTGGTTGTTGATAAGTTAGAAAGACAAGTACGCAAATATAAAACAAAAATCAACCGTAAATCCCGTGAAAAAGGATTTGAAATGACGGCAGATATCTCAGCTTTAGAAGAGCACGTTGAGGAAAATAATGGCCAATTAGAAATTGTCCGTACAAAACGTCTATCATTGAAGCCAATGGACAGTGAAGAAGCTGTTCTTCAAATGAACATGCTC
This genomic interval from Jeotgalibaca arthritidis contains the following:
- the hpf gene encoding ribosome hibernation-promoting factor, HPF/YfiA family; the protein is MFKYNVRGENIEVTQAIREYAEKKISKLERYFSNVPEATAHVNLKVYSDKTAKVEVTIPLPYLVLRAEETSIDLYGSIDLVVDKLERQVRKYKTKINRKSREKGFEMTADISALEEHVEENNGQLEIVRTKRLSLKPMDSEEAVLQMNMLGHNFFIFEDADTNGTSIVYRRKDGKFGLIETDGEVN